One Tomitella gaofuii DNA segment encodes these proteins:
- a CDS encoding phosphotransferase family protein: protein MTPPQTSGDTDLGEYARPAASRTDTGTLTVALREWLARTLGPEARPSVTDLSVPTEAGMSSDSIMFTAYWNGPEGPVDRRLVGRLAPHDDAMPVFPRYDLALQADVMRAVSAASAVPVPEVLWFEDSADHLGREFLVMERIDGEIPPDVMPYNFGSWVADGTEPQRARLQTSSIQVLADLHAIPEPWSACPRLADGAGPVAAADALRDHLAAQRAYYEWVCADGPRSPLIERALDQLANTLPEIPGPAALCWGDARIGNIVYRDFRAAAVLDWEMAALGPREMDLGWMIFLHRFFEDIAAAADLSGLPGLLRRDDVADEYARLAGHAPASLDWFVTYAALRQAVIMFRIQCRTVAFGQAEAPDDPDDMIMHRASLEKMLADTYWTGIDTGGSRP from the coding sequence ATGACACCCCCTCAGACATCCGGCGACACGGACCTCGGCGAGTACGCCAGGCCCGCCGCATCACGCACCGACACCGGCACACTGACCGTCGCTCTGCGCGAGTGGCTGGCACGCACCCTCGGACCCGAGGCCCGACCGAGCGTGACGGATCTGAGCGTGCCCACGGAGGCGGGCATGTCGAGCGACTCGATCATGTTCACCGCCTACTGGAACGGCCCCGAAGGGCCAGTCGACCGCCGCCTCGTCGGACGTCTCGCTCCCCACGACGACGCCATGCCCGTCTTCCCCCGCTACGACCTCGCGTTGCAGGCCGACGTCATGCGTGCCGTCTCCGCGGCGAGCGCGGTCCCGGTACCCGAAGTGCTCTGGTTCGAGGACTCCGCAGACCACCTGGGCCGCGAGTTCCTGGTGATGGAGCGCATCGACGGCGAGATCCCCCCGGACGTGATGCCCTACAATTTCGGCTCCTGGGTGGCCGACGGCACCGAGCCCCAGCGCGCGCGACTGCAGACCTCGTCCATTCAGGTGCTCGCCGATCTGCACGCGATCCCCGAGCCCTGGTCCGCCTGTCCACGGCTCGCCGACGGGGCCGGCCCCGTCGCAGCCGCCGACGCCCTGCGTGATCACCTTGCCGCGCAACGCGCCTACTACGAATGGGTGTGCGCCGACGGTCCCCGTTCGCCGCTGATCGAGCGCGCGCTCGACCAGCTCGCGAACACCCTGCCGGAGATCCCCGGGCCGGCGGCGCTGTGCTGGGGCGACGCCCGCATCGGCAACATCGTCTACCGGGATTTCCGCGCGGCCGCGGTACTCGATTGGGAGATGGCCGCGCTCGGGCCCCGCGAAATGGACCTCGGCTGGATGATCTTCCTGCACCGGTTCTTCGAGGACATCGCCGCAGCGGCCGACCTTTCCGGGCTTCCCGGCCTGCTGCGCCGGGACGACGTGGCCGACGAGTACGCCCGCCTCGCCGGGCACGCTCCCGCCTCCCTGGACTGGTTCGTCACCTATGCCGCCTTGCGTCAGGCGGTGATCATGTTCCGCATCCAGTGCCGCACGGTGGCGTTCGGCCAGGCCGAGGCGCCGGACGATCCCGACGACATGATCATGCATCGCGCGAGCCTGGAGAAGATGCTCGCGGACACGTATTGGACCGGCATCGACACCGGAGGGAGCCGGCCGTGA
- the dapD gene encoding 2,3,4,5-tetrahydropyridine-2,6-dicarboxylate N-succinyltransferase yields the protein MSPAAKTHRNGATGTGVATITRDGTVLDTWYPDPRLDTGADAPGAGAAAGAGAGTVRLEAGDVPADLAGLTGKDGRRGTERIAVRTTIASLDAPPVDAHDAYLRLHLLSHRLVAPHRLNLDGLFGLLANVVWTNHGPCAPQGFETVRAALAADGPVTVYSIDKFPRMVDYVVPAGVRIADADRVRLGAHLAEGTTVMHEGFVNFNAGTLGASMVEGRISAGVVVGDGSDVGGGASIMGTLSGGGTQVITIGRSCLLGANAGVGISLGDDCVVEAGLYLTAGTKVTLLDAPDVGSSGTTVVKAAALSGTSGLLYRRNSQTGSVEAVSRTGSGIALNSALHKN from the coding sequence GTGAGCCCTGCAGCGAAGACGCACCGAAACGGCGCCACCGGCACCGGAGTCGCCACGATCACCCGGGACGGAACGGTACTGGACACCTGGTACCCCGACCCCCGGTTGGACACCGGCGCCGATGCGCCCGGAGCGGGGGCCGCGGCCGGCGCCGGGGCGGGCACCGTCCGCCTCGAGGCCGGCGACGTCCCCGCAGACCTGGCCGGGCTCACCGGGAAGGACGGGCGCCGCGGCACCGAACGCATCGCCGTCCGGACGACCATCGCGTCGCTGGACGCCCCTCCCGTCGACGCCCATGACGCCTACCTGCGGCTGCACCTGTTGTCGCACCGCCTGGTCGCACCCCACCGGCTCAACCTGGACGGCCTGTTCGGCCTGCTCGCCAACGTGGTGTGGACCAACCACGGCCCGTGCGCTCCGCAGGGGTTCGAAACCGTCCGGGCCGCGCTCGCCGCGGACGGCCCCGTCACCGTCTATTCGATCGACAAGTTCCCGCGGATGGTCGACTACGTCGTGCCCGCCGGGGTCCGCATCGCCGACGCCGACCGCGTCCGCCTGGGAGCCCACCTCGCCGAGGGCACGACCGTCATGCACGAGGGCTTCGTCAACTTCAACGCGGGTACCCTCGGCGCGTCGATGGTCGAGGGCCGCATCTCGGCCGGGGTGGTCGTGGGCGACGGCAGCGACGTGGGGGGCGGCGCGTCGATCATGGGCACGCTCTCCGGCGGCGGCACACAGGTCATCACCATCGGCCGCAGCTGCCTGCTGGGCGCCAACGCCGGGGTAGGAATCTCCCTGGGCGACGACTGCGTGGTGGAGGCGGGGCTCTATCTCACGGCGGGCACCAAGGTGACCCTCCTCGACGCCCCGGACGTCGGCTCCTCCGGTACGACCGTCGTCAAGGCGGCGGCCCTGTCCGGCACGTCCGGCCTGCTGTACCGGCGCAATTCGCAGACCGGCAGCGTCGAGGCGGTTTCGCGCACCGGCTCCGGCATCGCGCTCAACAGCGCACTGCACAAGAACTGA
- a CDS encoding TetR/AcrR family transcriptional regulator: MTPVGHEVPSRSGDGVHRLGPQRNPEIDASVLKATRELLVERGYQAVSIDAIASRAGVGRPTVYRRWRSKAHIVHDAIYPSIEPTPLAEGTLEDRLTALVTGAFALFGMPHARAGVPGLMSETRSDPELRAKLVTEQLEPVRLAVAQLIAEGVAAGQVRADADADTVVDVLAGAAIFALGVRNADDAPVLAARVSELIIRGIRVDPR, translated from the coding sequence ATGACGCCGGTGGGCCACGAGGTGCCGTCACGATCTGGTGATGGCGTGCATAGACTTGGGCCGCAGCGGAATCCGGAGATCGACGCCTCGGTGCTGAAGGCGACACGTGAACTGCTTGTGGAACGCGGGTACCAGGCGGTGAGTATCGATGCGATCGCCTCGCGTGCGGGCGTAGGTCGCCCGACGGTGTACCGGCGTTGGCGGTCCAAGGCGCACATCGTGCACGACGCGATCTACCCCAGCATCGAGCCGACGCCGCTGGCGGAGGGCACGCTGGAGGATCGCCTGACCGCGCTCGTCACGGGTGCTTTTGCGCTGTTCGGCATGCCGCACGCCCGGGCCGGGGTGCCGGGGCTGATGTCGGAGACCCGCTCGGACCCCGAGCTACGGGCCAAGCTCGTCACCGAGCAGCTCGAGCCGGTGCGGCTGGCAGTGGCGCAGCTGATCGCCGAGGGCGTCGCCGCCGGTCAGGTCCGTGCCGACGCGGACGCGGACACCGTGGTGGACGTGCTCGCCGGAGCCGCCATCTTCGCACTGGGTGTGCGCAACGCCGACGATGCGCCGGTGCTCGCGGCGCGCGTGAGCGAGTTGATCATTCGCGGGATTCGGGTCGACCCGCGCTGA
- a CDS encoding suppressor of fused domain protein: MDLQETTRRVQEGLAVETKVVRFRDGAREDEPDDAVPAEVALLVADGSPARGFASYCTVDMARFPTNVVDGAGRRVASELITVGRAGQREFSDLLAACAFAVAGGSLHVTPLAMIPDAVEASAPGHATRHALLVPPFIWPELPIVVEEDADDEAGLPAQVTTWLQVVPISDGEFRYATDHGAQSLFDRLERAGADVSDLDRASVI; this comes from the coding sequence ATGGATCTTCAGGAGACCACGCGGCGGGTCCAGGAGGGGCTCGCCGTCGAGACGAAGGTGGTGCGGTTCCGCGACGGGGCCCGCGAGGACGAACCGGACGACGCCGTACCCGCGGAGGTCGCGCTGCTCGTGGCGGACGGCTCCCCGGCCCGCGGTTTCGCCTCCTACTGCACCGTGGACATGGCACGGTTCCCCACCAACGTCGTCGACGGCGCGGGGCGGCGGGTGGCCAGTGAACTGATCACCGTCGGCCGCGCCGGGCAGCGGGAGTTCTCCGACCTCCTCGCCGCGTGCGCCTTCGCGGTGGCGGGCGGCTCGCTGCACGTGACGCCGCTGGCGATGATCCCCGACGCGGTGGAGGCCTCGGCCCCCGGACACGCCACGCGGCATGCACTGCTGGTGCCGCCGTTCATCTGGCCGGAACTGCCGATCGTGGTCGAGGAGGACGCCGACGACGAAGCCGGGCTGCCGGCGCAGGTGACCACGTGGTTGCAGGTCGTGCCGATCTCGGACGGGGAATTCCGGTACGCCACCGACCACGGCGCGCAGTCGCTGTTCGACAGGCTCGAACGCGCCGGGGCGGACGTCTCGGATCTCGACCGCGCGTCGGTGATCTGA
- a CDS encoding tyrosine-protein phosphatase, producing MTRPLFPRPVRTAAALTASGALLLGGGAVAAAGPMDAFTGSLATASSALGSSQPAETATTGRFASVDNFRDVAGDGGDGYALPGGKRMQQGMFYRSNQLVGVSDEDMAKLNALGITTVYDLRTDGDIALPMVGGADEVPEGAGYVRLPIDSGNLMLDIAGNPDLGIEPKVTTPEEGRNYMEAMYVKFVENADSRAQFGTLLTGLAENDDPQVFHCTSGKDRTGWTAMLLQHIAGADDATILKDYLATNDYSAASIQKTLAGLENYGLDPDTVRPLLVVDESYLDAGLAAVDENYGSIDNYLTEGLGLDDDTIATLRDKLVA from the coding sequence ATGACACGCCCCCTGTTTCCTCGCCCGGTCCGCACGGCGGCGGCGCTGACCGCCTCCGGCGCCCTTCTGCTCGGCGGTGGCGCCGTCGCAGCGGCAGGACCGATGGACGCCTTCACCGGCTCGCTGGCCACCGCGTCCAGCGCGCTGGGTTCGAGTCAGCCCGCGGAAACCGCCACCACCGGCCGCTTCGCGTCGGTGGACAACTTCCGCGACGTGGCGGGCGACGGCGGCGACGGCTACGCCCTGCCGGGCGGCAAGCGCATGCAGCAGGGGATGTTCTACCGGTCCAACCAGCTCGTGGGTGTATCCGACGAGGACATGGCGAAGCTGAACGCGCTCGGCATCACCACGGTCTACGACCTGCGCACCGACGGCGACATCGCACTCCCCATGGTCGGCGGCGCGGACGAGGTCCCCGAGGGCGCCGGGTACGTCCGCCTGCCGATCGATTCCGGCAACCTCATGCTCGACATCGCGGGCAACCCCGACCTCGGCATCGAGCCGAAGGTCACCACCCCCGAGGAAGGGCGGAACTACATGGAGGCCATGTACGTCAAGTTCGTCGAGAACGCCGATTCGCGCGCGCAGTTCGGCACCCTGCTGACCGGCCTCGCCGAGAACGACGACCCGCAGGTGTTCCACTGCACCTCGGGCAAGGACCGCACCGGGTGGACCGCGATGCTGCTCCAGCACATCGCCGGTGCCGATGACGCCACCATCCTCAAGGACTACCTGGCCACCAACGACTACTCCGCAGCGTCGATCCAGAAGACCCTCGCCGGACTCGAGAACTACGGCCTCGATCCGGACACCGTCAGGCCGCTGCTCGTCGTCGACGAGTCCTACCTCGATGCCGGCCTGGCTGCGGTCGACGAGAACTACGGCTCGATCGACAACTACCTGACCGAGGGCCTCGGACTCGACGACGACACCATCGCCACCCTCAGGGACAAGCTCGTCGCCTGA
- a CDS encoding PPOX class F420-dependent oxidoreductase yields the protein MSEGAQQHLEALFSDHGVGALVTLKADGRPQISNVMYSFDRGRQIFEVSVTDTRAKTTNLRRDPRVSLHVSAPDGWSYAVAEGRAELSPPASDPHDATVTGLALLYEKLQGEHPDWDEFRTAMIHERRLLLTIHVERVYGVTRD from the coding sequence ATGAGTGAGGGAGCCCAGCAGCATCTCGAAGCCTTGTTCTCCGATCACGGCGTGGGGGCGCTCGTCACCCTCAAGGCGGACGGCCGGCCGCAGATCTCCAACGTGATGTACTCCTTCGACCGCGGTCGGCAGATCTTCGAGGTGTCGGTGACCGACACCCGCGCCAAGACCACCAACCTGCGTCGCGATCCGCGGGTGAGCCTGCACGTGAGCGCTCCCGACGGCTGGTCGTACGCGGTGGCGGAGGGGCGCGCCGAGCTGAGCCCGCCGGCGTCGGATCCGCACGACGCGACGGTCACCGGCCTCGCCCTGTTGTATGAGAAGCTGCAGGGCGAGCATCCGGATTGGGACGAGTTCCGCACGGCCATGATCCATGAGCGTCGGCTGCTGCTGACGATCCACGTGGAGCGCGTGTACGGGGTCACCAGGGACTGA
- a CDS encoding nitroreductase family deazaflavin-dependent oxidoreductase, with translation MDHGTNHEGTAHDDAGHAGGDGAPEYAPSPAQWVRDQVALYEGSGGTDGTELNGMPVVIVDNIGATSGKLRKTPVMRVEHGGVYAAVASKGGAPENPVWYRNLTRNPRVQVRDGEAKGTFLAREVHGDERAVWWERAVAAFPPYAEYQQKTTRRIPVFVLEPASH, from the coding sequence ATGGACCACGGCACGAACCACGAGGGCACAGCACACGACGACGCCGGCCACGCCGGCGGTGACGGGGCGCCCGAGTATGCGCCCAGTCCCGCCCAGTGGGTCCGCGACCAGGTGGCGCTCTACGAGGGTTCCGGCGGCACCGACGGCACGGAGCTGAACGGGATGCCGGTCGTCATCGTCGACAACATCGGCGCCACGTCCGGAAAACTGCGCAAGACCCCGGTCATGCGCGTCGAGCACGGGGGTGTGTACGCGGCCGTCGCGTCGAAGGGCGGCGCCCCCGAGAATCCCGTCTGGTACCGGAATCTCACGAGGAACCCGCGCGTGCAGGTGCGCGACGGCGAGGCCAAGGGCACCTTCCTCGCCCGCGAGGTGCACGGCGACGAGCGCGCCGTGTGGTGGGAGCGCGCCGTCGCCGCGTTCCCCCCGTACGCGGAGTACCAGCAGAAGACCACGCGGCGCATCCCCGTGTTCGTGCTGGAGCCGGCATCGCACTGA
- a CDS encoding acyl-CoA synthetase, with the protein MSRTELYAAATAVAERIAGAERVAVLAGPTAQTALAVLGGLIAGVTVVPVPPDSGPGEIGHILRDSGAQAWLGAAPEPADGVPALPFVPVRLHARSWHALPAPDPASPALILYTSGTTGAPKGVVLSHRAIAADLDGLAEAWQWTADDVLVHGLPLFHLHGLVLGILGPLRRGGRVIHTVRPTPERYAEHRGTMYFGVPTVWSRIAAAPEAARALAGARLLVSGSAPLPVPVFDRLRELTGLAPIERYGMSETLITLSTRADGERRPGWVGKPVAGVETRLRDEHGEPVPHDGASIGGLQVRGATLFDGYLNKPDVTAAEHTEDGWFRTGDVACIDGGGFHRIVGRASTDLIKSGGYRVGAGEVEAAVAAHPDVAEVAVVGVPDDDLGQRIVAFVVARDGEGARRLRADGGASVIDTATALLSAHKRPRAVRVVDALPRNAMGKVQKKQLAV; encoded by the coding sequence ATGTCGCGCACGGAGCTCTACGCCGCTGCGACCGCCGTGGCCGAGAGGATCGCCGGCGCCGAGCGGGTGGCGGTGCTCGCCGGGCCCACGGCGCAGACCGCGCTGGCGGTGCTCGGCGGGCTCATCGCCGGGGTCACCGTGGTGCCGGTCCCGCCGGATTCCGGCCCCGGGGAGATCGGGCACATCCTCCGCGATTCCGGCGCGCAGGCGTGGCTCGGCGCCGCGCCGGAACCGGCGGACGGCGTACCGGCGCTGCCCTTCGTGCCGGTGCGGCTGCACGCACGATCGTGGCATGCGTTGCCGGCGCCGGATCCGGCGTCGCCGGCCCTCATCCTGTACACCTCGGGCACCACCGGTGCGCCCAAGGGGGTGGTCCTGAGCCATCGGGCCATCGCGGCCGATCTCGACGGGCTCGCCGAGGCGTGGCAGTGGACCGCCGACGACGTCCTCGTGCACGGGCTGCCGCTGTTCCACTTGCACGGGCTGGTGCTCGGCATCCTCGGCCCGCTGCGCCGGGGCGGCCGCGTCATCCACACCGTGCGCCCCACGCCGGAGCGCTACGCGGAGCACCGCGGCACCATGTACTTCGGGGTGCCCACGGTGTGGAGCCGCATTGCGGCGGCGCCGGAGGCGGCCCGCGCCCTCGCCGGTGCGCGCCTGCTCGTCTCCGGGAGTGCGCCGCTGCCCGTGCCCGTGTTCGACCGGCTGCGCGAGCTCACCGGGCTCGCTCCGATCGAGCGCTACGGGATGTCGGAGACGCTCATCACGCTGTCCACCCGCGCCGACGGCGAACGCCGGCCGGGCTGGGTGGGGAAGCCGGTGGCCGGGGTCGAGACCCGGCTGCGCGACGAGCACGGGGAGCCGGTGCCGCACGACGGCGCGTCGATCGGCGGCCTGCAGGTGCGCGGAGCGACCCTGTTCGACGGCTACCTCAACAAGCCCGACGTCACCGCGGCGGAGCACACCGAGGACGGGTGGTTCCGCACCGGCGACGTCGCCTGCATCGACGGCGGCGGATTCCACCGCATCGTGGGCCGCGCGTCGACCGACCTGATCAAGTCCGGCGGCTATCGTGTCGGCGCGGGCGAGGTGGAGGCGGCCGTGGCGGCGCACCCGGACGTCGCGGAGGTGGCCGTGGTGGGCGTGCCCGACGACGACCTGGGCCAACGGATCGTCGCGTTCGTCGTGGCGCGGGACGGGGAGGGGGCGCGGCGGCTGCGCGCCGATGGCGGCGCGTCGGTGATCGACACGGCGACGGCGTTGCTGTCGGCGCACAAGCGGCCCCGCGCGGTGCGCGTGGTCGACGCGCTGCCCCGCAACGCGATGGGGAAGGTGCAGAAGAAACAGCTGGCCGTGTAG
- the dapC gene encoding succinyldiaminopimelate transaminase has translation MRTPLTGALPGFPWDTLAAAKATANAHPDGIADLSVGTPVDPVAPAIRTALASVADVPGYPTTAGTPALQEAAVAALARRFGIGAGPGAPRLGMVPAIGTKEMIASLPSHLGLGAQDTVVIPELAYPTYEVGALLAGARPVRADGTAQLGPAPVTMLFLNSPANPSGKILGVDHLRKVVDWARQRGTIVVSDECYLGLAWDAEAVSILDGRVHDGDVTGLIAVHSLSKTSSLASYRAGFAAGDPALLGELLEVRKHAGLMLPLPVQAAMVAALTDDAHEVEQRERYRRRRAVLRPAVQRAGFRVDDSEGGLYLWATRDEPCRETVDRLAALGILVAPGDFYGPRGGRHVRIALTASDVAVAAAAERLAAAA, from the coding sequence GTGCGTACACCGCTGACGGGCGCCCTGCCCGGATTCCCGTGGGACACGCTCGCGGCCGCCAAGGCGACGGCGAATGCGCATCCGGACGGCATTGCGGACCTGTCCGTGGGCACCCCCGTGGATCCGGTGGCGCCGGCGATCCGCACGGCGCTCGCCTCGGTGGCGGACGTTCCCGGGTACCCCACGACCGCCGGGACACCGGCGCTGCAGGAGGCGGCGGTCGCGGCGCTGGCGCGTCGCTTCGGGATCGGCGCGGGGCCCGGGGCGCCGCGGCTGGGCATGGTCCCCGCCATCGGCACCAAGGAGATGATCGCGTCGCTACCGTCCCACCTGGGGCTGGGCGCGCAGGACACCGTCGTGATCCCCGAGCTGGCCTACCCGACGTATGAGGTGGGGGCGCTGCTCGCCGGGGCGCGGCCCGTGCGCGCGGACGGCACCGCGCAGCTGGGGCCGGCGCCGGTGACCATGCTGTTCCTCAACTCGCCGGCCAATCCCAGCGGCAAGATCCTCGGCGTCGACCACCTGCGCAAGGTGGTCGACTGGGCGCGTCAGCGCGGCACCATCGTCGTCTCCGACGAGTGCTACCTGGGCCTGGCCTGGGATGCGGAGGCGGTGTCGATCCTCGACGGCCGCGTGCACGACGGCGACGTGACGGGGCTCATCGCGGTCCACTCGCTGTCGAAGACGTCGAGCCTGGCGAGCTACCGCGCGGGGTTCGCGGCGGGGGATCCGGCCCTGCTGGGCGAGTTGCTCGAGGTACGCAAGCACGCGGGGCTCATGCTGCCGCTGCCGGTGCAGGCGGCGATGGTCGCCGCGCTCACCGACGACGCGCACGAGGTCGAGCAGCGGGAACGCTACCGCCGCCGGCGCGCAGTCCTGCGTCCCGCGGTGCAACGGGCGGGGTTCCGGGTGGACGACTCCGAGGGCGGCCTGTACCTGTGGGCCACGCGCGACGAGCCGTGCCGGGAGACGGTCGACCGGCTGGCCGCGCTCGGCATCCTCGTCGCCCCCGGGGACTTCTACGGTCCCCGGGGCGGGCGGCACGTGCGGATCGCCCTCACCGCGTCCGACGTCGCCGTCGCCGCCGCCGCCGAGCGCCTCGCGGCCGCCGCATAG
- the fdxA gene encoding ferredoxin translates to MTYVIAEPCVDVLDRACVEECPVDCIYEGKRMLYIQPDECVDCGACEPVCPVEAIFYEDDVPDEWERYTAANVDFFDSLGSPGGASKVGVTDHDPEWIMKLPPMGEE, encoded by the coding sequence GTGACCTACGTGATCGCAGAACCATGTGTCGATGTGTTGGATCGTGCGTGCGTCGAGGAATGCCCCGTGGACTGTATCTACGAGGGCAAACGCATGCTGTACATCCAGCCCGACGAGTGTGTCGACTGCGGGGCGTGCGAGCCGGTGTGTCCGGTGGAGGCGATCTTCTACGAGGACGACGTCCCCGACGAGTGGGAGCGCTACACGGCGGCCAATGTCGACTTCTTCGACTCCCTGGGGTCGCCGGGCGGCGCCTCGAAGGTGGGCGTGACCGACCATGACCCGGAGTGGATCATGAAGCTGCCGCCCATGGGCGAGGAATGA
- a CDS encoding amino acid permease has translation MSTPDSSSTAGTGALGRGLKTRHITMMGLGSAIGAGLFLGSGEGIATAGPAVLLSYVFAGVIVVLVMRMLGEMGAARPASGSFAEYARLGIGQWAGFSMGWLYWAMLIMVLGAEITGASEIVHSWIPGVSQWVIALVFVVFFAVVNLSKVSNFGEFEFWFAALKVGVIIAFLVLGVLLVFGLLPGTDPVGFTHFLGDGGFMPNGWSGVASGLLVVAFAFGGIELVAIASAESEDPERSIGIAVRNVVWRIGVFYLGSIAIMVLVLPWTDGALASSPFVAVLDVAKIPLASGFMELVVVVALLSSFNAQIYGTARMVFSLARNGEAPRVFGTVAGNGAPRAAVLLSVFFSFVTVVLNWLLPDRLLSILFNAVGAVLLVMWAMIAVSQLRLRPRFEQEGTLRLRMWLHPYLTWFTLAGLLALVALMCTDTAARNQLIATGVFFVVLVVLSLLNSRWWRTHHRAGEAYSGVRNAGTGEADRLQDGTERR, from the coding sequence ATGAGCACCCCCGACTCCTCGTCCACCGCCGGCACCGGCGCCCTGGGCCGCGGGCTGAAGACCCGTCACATCACGATGATGGGGCTCGGTTCGGCCATCGGCGCCGGCCTGTTCCTCGGCAGCGGAGAGGGCATCGCCACAGCCGGCCCGGCGGTGCTGCTGTCGTACGTGTTCGCCGGGGTGATCGTCGTCCTCGTCATGCGGATGCTCGGCGAAATGGGCGCCGCCAGGCCCGCCAGCGGATCGTTCGCGGAGTACGCCCGCCTCGGCATCGGCCAGTGGGCCGGGTTCTCCATGGGCTGGCTGTACTGGGCGATGCTCATCATGGTGCTCGGCGCCGAGATCACCGGCGCCTCCGAGATCGTGCACTCCTGGATACCCGGGGTCTCCCAGTGGGTGATCGCGCTGGTGTTCGTGGTCTTCTTCGCGGTCGTGAACCTCAGCAAAGTGAGCAACTTCGGCGAGTTCGAGTTCTGGTTCGCCGCGCTCAAGGTCGGCGTGATCATCGCCTTCCTCGTGCTGGGCGTGCTGCTGGTGTTCGGTCTGCTGCCGGGCACCGACCCGGTGGGTTTCACGCACTTCCTCGGCGACGGCGGATTCATGCCCAACGGGTGGTCCGGCGTGGCCAGCGGGCTTCTGGTGGTGGCGTTCGCCTTCGGGGGCATCGAACTGGTGGCCATCGCGTCCGCGGAGTCGGAGGATCCGGAGCGTTCCATCGGCATCGCCGTACGCAACGTCGTCTGGCGGATCGGAGTGTTCTACCTCGGCTCGATCGCCATCATGGTGCTGGTGCTGCCGTGGACCGACGGCGCGCTCGCCTCCAGCCCCTTCGTCGCCGTGCTCGACGTCGCGAAGATCCCGCTGGCCTCCGGGTTCATGGAACTGGTCGTGGTGGTGGCACTGCTGTCGTCGTTCAACGCCCAGATCTACGGCACCGCACGCATGGTGTTCTCGCTCGCGCGCAACGGTGAGGCGCCGCGGGTGTTCGGCACCGTGGCCGGCAACGGCGCGCCCCGGGCCGCCGTGCTGCTGTCGGTGTTCTTCTCGTTCGTGACCGTGGTGCTCAACTGGCTGCTGCCGGACCGGCTGCTCTCGATCCTGTTCAACGCCGTCGGCGCCGTCCTGCTCGTGATGTGGGCGATGATCGCAGTCTCGCAACTACGGCTGCGGCCCCGCTTCGAGCAGGAGGGCACGCTGCGGCTGCGCATGTGGCTGCATCCCTATCTGACCTGGTTCACCCTCGCCGGACTCCTCGCCCTGGTCGCACTGATGTGCACCGATACCGCCGCGCGCAACCAGCTCATCGCCACCGGGGTGTTCTTCGTCGTGCTGGTGGTGCTGTCGCTGCTGAACTCGCGGTGGTGGCGCACGCACCACCGGGCCGGGGAGGCATATTCTGGAGTGCGGAACGCCGGGACCGGTGAGGCGGACCGGCTCCAGGACGGCACGGAGCGGCGCTGA